A region from the Sandaracinus amylolyticus genome encodes:
- a CDS encoding ABC transporter ATP-binding protein, translating into MSSDTTTTRDRVRPPLESGGGEKTYDLALLKRLVPWARKHWVLFAITFLLVPVSALAGLVQPLLIRDAIDSALVDRSATMLGRVTLFFGIAVVVDFVARFAQQYALQLGGQRTIADLRAATYEKVQRLPLAYLDKTPVGRVVTRVTNDSDAMGELFASGAVLAIADVVTLVGIVCFMLYLDVRLTLVVCCALPPLALAVNAIRKRMREAFREIRATIAQLNAYVAEQVQGIAIVQAFGRERDCLGEYREINAHHRDANYRSIRYDALLFSIVESISAITVALVLWYASVRSGVLDATSSAAYVGTVVAFYEYIQRFFVPIRELSQKYTILQSSLAAAERVFALLDMDERDAPEGLDVGEVPKVPEGVALAFRDVEFAYRAGHPVVRDLELDVHRGETIAIVGATGAGKTTLTALLLRLYDVTRGHVLVDGEDVRALHPDTLRSRFAVVPQDVFLFSGTILENVSAFAESPDVARVEDALRRVGAWPMVERRGGLDVKIDERGANFSAGERQLLAFARALYLDRPYLILDEATANVDSETEARLQHAVAALLRGRTSLVIAHRLSTIRNADRIVVMHRGRIAEIGTHDELIAKGGLYARLHHLQFLDETEGTVSGEGAAVAASAS; encoded by the coding sequence ATGAGCAGCGACACCACGACGACGCGCGATCGTGTTCGTCCGCCGCTCGAGTCGGGCGGCGGCGAGAAGACCTACGACCTGGCGCTGCTCAAGCGTCTCGTGCCGTGGGCGCGCAAGCACTGGGTGCTCTTCGCGATCACGTTCCTGCTCGTCCCGGTGAGCGCGCTCGCTGGGCTCGTGCAGCCGCTGCTGATCCGCGACGCGATCGACTCCGCGCTCGTCGATCGCAGCGCGACGATGCTCGGACGCGTCACGCTCTTCTTCGGGATCGCGGTGGTCGTCGACTTCGTCGCGCGCTTCGCGCAGCAGTACGCGCTGCAGCTCGGGGGTCAGCGCACCATCGCGGATCTGCGCGCCGCGACGTACGAGAAGGTCCAGCGCCTCCCGCTCGCCTACCTCGACAAGACGCCGGTCGGTCGCGTCGTGACGCGCGTGACCAACGACTCCGACGCGATGGGCGAGCTCTTCGCGTCGGGCGCGGTCCTCGCGATCGCCGACGTCGTCACGCTCGTCGGCATCGTCTGCTTCATGCTCTACCTCGACGTGCGGCTCACGCTCGTCGTGTGCTGCGCGCTTCCTCCGCTCGCGCTCGCGGTGAACGCGATCCGCAAGCGCATGCGCGAGGCCTTCCGCGAGATCCGCGCGACGATCGCGCAGCTCAACGCGTACGTCGCGGAGCAGGTGCAGGGCATCGCGATCGTGCAGGCGTTCGGTCGCGAGCGCGACTGCCTCGGCGAGTACCGCGAGATCAACGCGCACCACCGCGACGCGAACTACCGCTCGATCCGCTACGACGCGCTGCTCTTCTCGATCGTCGAGTCGATCTCCGCGATCACCGTCGCGCTCGTGCTCTGGTACGCGTCGGTGCGCAGCGGCGTGCTCGATGCGACCTCGTCCGCGGCGTACGTCGGAACGGTCGTCGCGTTCTACGAGTACATCCAGCGCTTCTTCGTGCCGATCCGCGAGCTCTCGCAGAAGTACACGATCCTCCAGTCGTCGCTCGCCGCCGCCGAGCGCGTGTTCGCGCTGCTCGACATGGACGAGCGCGACGCGCCCGAGGGCCTCGACGTCGGCGAGGTCCCGAAGGTGCCCGAGGGTGTCGCCCTCGCGTTCCGGGACGTCGAGTTCGCGTATCGCGCGGGACATCCCGTCGTGCGTGACCTCGAGCTCGACGTGCATCGCGGCGAGACCATCGCGATCGTCGGCGCGACCGGCGCGGGCAAGACCACGCTCACCGCGCTCTTGCTGCGCCTCTACGACGTCACGCGCGGCCACGTGCTCGTCGACGGCGAGGACGTCCGCGCGCTGCATCCGGACACGCTGCGCAGCCGCTTCGCGGTCGTGCCGCAGGACGTGTTCTTGTTCTCGGGGACGATCCTCGAGAACGTGAGCGCGTTCGCGGAGTCCCCCGACGTCGCGCGCGTCGAGGACGCGCTCCGCCGCGTCGGCGCGTGGCCGATGGTCGAGCGCCGCGGCGGGCTCGACGTGAAGATCGACGAGCGCGGCGCGAACTTCAGCGCGGGCGAGCGACAGCTGCTCGCCTTCGCGCGCGCGCTGTACCTCGATCGCCCGTACCTGATCCTCGACGAGGCGACGGCGAACGTCGACAGCGAGACCGAAGCGCGCCTCCAGCACGCGGTCGCAGCGCTGCTCCGTGGTCGCACCTCGCTGGTCATCGCGCACCGCCTCTCGACCATCCGAAATGCTGACCGGATCGTCGTGATGCACCGCGGTCGCATCGCCGAGATCGGCACGCACGACGAGCTGATCGCGAAGGGCGGGCTCTACGCGCGCCTACATCACCTGCAGTTCCTCGACGAGACCGAGGGCACGGTGTCGGGCGAGGGCGCCGCGGTGGCCGCCAGCGCGTCCTGA